The nucleotide window CGGCTGGGGTACACGCCCCAGATGGCGACCTCCTCGGCCAGGGGATAGGCGGGCAGTACCGCCACCAGGTCCCCGCGCTGCAGGTGCACGCCGACGTCCCAAGTCGATTTCAGCGCAATTCCCATCCCTGCGAGCACTGCGTCGCGCAGCACCTCGCCGTTATCGGAAACCAGCCGCCCGCCCACACGCACATTCAACTCGCCGCCCGGCGTGACGAACCGCCAGTCGCGCTGTTCCGCCAGAATCAGACATTCGTGCGAGGCGAGATCGCCCGGATGCTTCGGCGTGCCGTGGGCCGCCAGATACGCAGGGGACGCGCACAGCGTGCGGCGATTACTCGCGAGTTTGCGGGCAACGAGCGTCGAGTCGCGCAGCGCCCCCACGCGAATCGCCAGGTCAACGCCCTCTTCCAGCAGATCGACCACGCGATCGGTCAACCGGAAGTCCAGCGAAATCCCCGGGTAGCGATCGAGAAATGCCGGCAAGGCGGGCGAGACATGCTGACGTCCGAACGACGAGGAGCATGACACCCGCAAGCGTCCCTGCGGCGCCGCGCGCCCCTGCCCAACACTCGCGAATGCCTGCGCCTCGGCAGCCAGCAACGTCTGGGCCTGCGCGAGAAACATTTCGCCTTCCTGCGTGAGCGCCACGCGTCGGGTCGTGCGATGCAGCAGACGCGCCCCAAGCCTGGCCTCGAGTTGCGCCAATCGGGTGCTGGCCGTGGCAGGCGATAGCCCGCGTTCGC belongs to Pandoraea pnomenusa and includes:
- a CDS encoding LysR family transcriptional regulator, with protein sequence MALDLDTVALFVRVAALGNVSAAGRERGLSPATASTRLAQLEARLGARLLHRTTRRVALTQEGEMFLAQAQTLLAAEAQAFASVGQGRAAPQGRLRVSCSSSFGRQHVSPALPAFLDRYPGISLDFRLTDRVVDLLEEGVDLAIRVGALRDSTLVARKLASNRRTLCASPAYLAAHGTPKHPGDLASHECLILAEQRDWRFVTPGGELNVRVGGRLVSDNGEVLRDAVLAGMGIALKSTWDVGVHLQRGDLVAVLPAYPLAEEVAIWGVYPSRAFVPPKTHALIEFLQARFGPGPVPYWDARPDAS